Proteins from a genomic interval of Leptospira kanakyensis:
- the rpsK gene encoding 30S ribosomal protein S11, with protein MAEKDAKNKKDTKKVKKKEKKNVPRGKVYIQASFNNTIVSITDMAGNVLSWSSSGMMGFRGSKKSTPYAAQVAATNAAEKAIEAAGLSEVDVMVSGPGIGRESAIRSLTTKGISIKLIKDVTPLPHNGCRPRKRRRV; from the coding sequence ATGGCTGAAAAAGACGCAAAGAATAAAAAAGATACCAAAAAGGTTAAGAAAAAAGAAAAGAAGAACGTTCCACGGGGTAAGGTTTATATCCAAGCTTCGTTTAACAATACAATCGTGTCCATTACGGATATGGCTGGAAACGTTCTATCTTGGTCCTCGTCTGGAATGATGGGATTTCGTGGATCCAAAAAATCCACTCCGTATGCTGCACAAGTTGCCGCTACCAATGCAGCTGAAAAAGCAATCGAAGCTGCTGGCCTTTCCGAAGTAGATGTAATGGTTTCAGGTCCAGGAATTGGACGTGAGTCTGCCATTCGTTCTTTAACTACGAAAGGAATTTCAATCAAACTCATTAAAGACGTAACTCCGCTCCCGCACAATGGGTGCCGACCACGAAAAAGAAGAAGGGTGTAG
- a CDS encoding ATP phosphoribosyltransferase regulatory subunit: MNQKHKAISSEQKWIPDGFHFLGPEESKNRRILLQTFSELFEREGYAEINLPSFDYSNSFRTHLDHGVESLLVSKDWDGNEISPGVDLTLQVVKGMAARSHWEENQNVFYFARKIRDHKKRNASRREILQIGVESLGKSDTNQILSQIQILNKLWQKSAPKVSFTIVFGHSAFFRSVLKILGWSEEQTKVLRQLLYTKNLPELVSLAARENTSEPHMEMIQLLLKAIPVSEMPKFQESLRKILNPKEWEILKGDLELITAFFAEVSQALRGIPCIWDPSLLRDLSYYTGFMFQGYVEGDPEPVFAGGVYNELYESFTGIKKDACGFALHLDSIEEIVNKVK; the protein is encoded by the coding sequence ATGAATCAAAAACACAAAGCAATTTCCTCGGAACAAAAATGGATTCCGGATGGATTTCATTTTTTAGGCCCCGAAGAAAGCAAAAACCGGCGGATTTTACTACAAACATTTTCAGAGCTCTTTGAAAGAGAAGGGTATGCTGAAATCAATTTACCTTCCTTTGATTATTCTAATTCATTTCGTACTCATTTAGACCACGGTGTGGAGAGTTTACTTGTCTCTAAAGATTGGGATGGAAATGAAATTTCGCCAGGCGTTGACCTAACACTACAAGTAGTGAAGGGAATGGCAGCGCGTTCTCATTGGGAAGAAAACCAAAATGTATTTTACTTTGCTCGTAAGATTCGTGACCACAAAAAACGAAATGCGTCCCGGCGTGAAATTCTGCAAATCGGTGTGGAGTCGCTCGGAAAAAGTGATACAAACCAAATCTTATCTCAAATCCAAATTTTAAATAAACTTTGGCAAAAATCGGCACCCAAGGTTTCTTTTACCATTGTTTTTGGACATTCTGCTTTTTTTCGTTCCGTTTTAAAAATTCTTGGTTGGAGCGAGGAACAAACAAAGGTTCTACGCCAACTTTTATATACCAAAAACTTACCTGAACTTGTTTCCCTTGCCGCTAGAGAAAATACTTCCGAGCCACATATGGAAATGATCCAACTTTTGCTCAAAGCGATCCCAGTCAGTGAAATGCCAAAGTTTCAAGAATCTTTGCGAAAGATCTTAAATCCTAAGGAATGGGAAATCTTAAAAGGGGATTTGGAATTGATCACTGCTTTTTTTGCGGAAGTGAGTCAAGCTTTAAGAGGGATTCCTTGTATTTGGGATCCATCCTTACTAAGAGATCTATCTTATTACACTGGGTTTATGTTTCAGGGTTATGTAGAAGGTGATCCAGAGCCGGTTTTTGCCGGTGGTGTTTATAACGAATTGTATGAAAGTTTTACGGGAATTAAGAAGGATGCCTGTGGTTTTGCCCTGCATCTTGATTCCATAGAAGAAATTGTAAATAAGGTGAAATGA
- a CDS encoding adenylosuccinate synthase, translating to MPANLVVGAQWGDEGKAKVIDYLSKDTDIIVRYQGGANAGHTVVVGGKKYIFHLVPSGIIYDNTTCVIGNGVVLDPEYFLKECADLESHGFKVKEKVLISDSCHILLPYHRLIDEAREAGSSPERKIGTTKKGIGMCYADKMLRNGVRAGDLLDKDLLKRKLTHILEVKNQELVKYYDLEPVNITEMYDFLLDFADKMGKNIVNTVYYLNSELQKGKRVLLEGAQGTGLDIDFGTYPYVTSSNPTTGGALAGSGVSFRYLQDVIGITKAYATRVGEGPFPSEILGEAGDVLRKLGGEYGSTTGRPRRCGWFDVQMIKHAVTVNGINSLVLTKIDVLSHYDSIPVVVGYELKGKKLDFFPSQGLEDVKPLFAEFKGWKDDISGINSFSKLPALCQSYIKSLQELVNTKIGIVSTGPDREHTIIMD from the coding sequence ATGCCTGCAAATTTAGTTGTCGGAGCACAATGGGGTGATGAAGGAAAGGCTAAGGTAATTGATTACCTTTCCAAAGATACAGATATCATTGTAAGATACCAAGGTGGAGCAAACGCCGGTCATACGGTAGTTGTCGGTGGAAAAAAATATATTTTCCATTTAGTCCCATCGGGCATTATTTATGATAATACGACTTGTGTGATTGGAAACGGCGTGGTTTTGGATCCAGAGTATTTTTTAAAGGAATGCGCTGATTTAGAATCTCATGGATTTAAAGTGAAGGAAAAGGTGCTCATCAGTGATTCTTGCCATATCCTTCTACCTTACCATCGTTTGATTGATGAAGCAAGGGAAGCAGGATCCTCTCCTGAAAGAAAGATTGGAACCACAAAAAAAGGAATCGGGATGTGTTACGCAGACAAAATGCTTCGTAACGGGGTACGTGCCGGAGACCTTTTAGACAAAGACCTTCTCAAACGAAAACTCACTCATATTTTAGAAGTCAAAAACCAAGAACTAGTCAAATACTATGACTTAGAGCCAGTCAATATCACTGAAATGTATGATTTCCTTTTGGACTTCGCTGACAAAATGGGAAAAAACATTGTGAACACAGTGTACTACCTAAACTCCGAATTACAAAAAGGAAAACGTGTTCTTCTAGAAGGAGCACAAGGGACAGGACTTGATATTGATTTTGGAACTTATCCTTATGTGACAAGCTCGAACCCTACGACTGGTGGGGCCTTGGCTGGATCAGGTGTGAGTTTCAGATACTTACAAGATGTGATTGGGATTACAAAAGCCTATGCTACCCGAGTGGGAGAAGGGCCTTTCCCATCTGAAATTTTGGGAGAAGCCGGGGACGTCTTGCGTAAGTTAGGTGGTGAGTATGGTTCTACCACGGGAAGACCTAGACGATGTGGTTGGTTTGATGTTCAAATGATCAAACATGCGGTAACAGTCAACGGGATCAATTCCCTTGTTTTGACCAAAATTGATGTGCTCAGTCATTATGATTCTATCCCTGTGGTAGTTGGGTATGAACTCAAAGGTAAAAAATTAGATTTTTTTCCATCCCAAGGATTAGAAGACGTCAAACCGTTGTTTGCTGAGTTTAAAGGATGGAAGGATGATATTTCTGGAATCAATTCTTTCTCTAAGTTACCAGCACTATGCCAGTCGTACATTAAGTCCTTACAGGAACTAGTGAATACTAAGATTGGAATTGTTTCGACAGGACCTGATCGTGAACACACTATCATCATGGACTAA
- the rpsM gene encoding 30S ribosomal protein S13 produces the protein MARIAGVDLPSNKRILIGLTYVFGIGKTSSQNILKKAGIDESIRVKDLSDEQEAAIRRVIEESYQVEGDLRSEVNLNIKRLMDVGCYRGFRHRRGLPVNGQRTRTNARTRKGVKKTVANKKKATK, from the coding sequence ATGGCACGTATCGCGGGTGTTGATTTACCATCAAACAAAAGAATATTGATCGGTCTTACATACGTATTTGGTATTGGTAAGACGTCCTCTCAAAATATCCTGAAAAAAGCAGGAATTGACGAATCTATCCGGGTGAAGGACCTTTCGGACGAACAAGAAGCCGCGATCCGACGAGTCATTGAAGAATCATACCAGGTAGAAGGGGATCTTCGTTCCGAAGTCAACCTAAACATCAAACGATTGATGGACGTAGGTTGTTATAGAGGTTTCCGCCATAGACGTGGACTTCCTGTTAACGGACAAAGAACAAGAACCAACGCAAGAACTCGCAAGGGTGTCAAGAAAACTGTAGCTAACAAGAAAAAGGCTACTAAGTAG
- a CDS encoding PAS domain-containing sensor histidine kinase, with translation MSSSLSISDSIWHTAFSSSPIGMALTDMQTGLYVDVNDVYCNWLGRTKEEVIGKSTLDLGIYSNANDREFILEGLRKDGFILNKEVPLITKTGATVVILFSGRIVENGKYLLSAGQNITALKEKENLAHALQNELVISKELFESVFRLNPAAVSLSNAETGKYDDINEAYCRLIGYDRDEIIGKTSHELNIWITKLDRARLLAEVQKKGWSTGMEASVRTKTGEIRHVVSGNTILNNHGRPTLLAILIDITESKQNKEALEFAVKERTKELNRILEDLQKTQDQLILSEKMATLGQLVASVAHEINNPLAAISAFSEQIYNRMGNFGNRLSQIKECFAKYSEEEVGEVVAWVVDLFKVKPKSYAFAEARKAKKNLEGIFVRLGIEPAYDLADRIVDLGVPDFFLENQGFLPRFKSSTLLELVLSELNTLRSIESIRLAVERTSKIVYSLKNYGRFDKNEAKSEINVVDTIETVLTLYQSKMKSGVDCIRLYNVSPLIAGYPDELIQIWTNLIYNALQAMAFKGKLTIQVDELEKEVMVQIKDNGPGIPVAIQKRIFEPFYTTKEKGEGSGLGLGIVKQSVEERHHGRIQFHSEPGNTVFEVILPKS, from the coding sequence ATGTCTTCCTCCCTTTCCATATCCGATTCTATTTGGCATACGGCCTTTAGTTCTAGTCCCATAGGGATGGCACTCACCGATATGCAGACTGGGCTGTACGTAGACGTAAATGACGTATACTGTAATTGGCTTGGTCGGACGAAAGAGGAGGTAATTGGTAAATCCACTCTTGATTTAGGGATTTATTCCAATGCAAATGACCGCGAATTCATTTTAGAAGGACTAAGGAAGGACGGTTTTATCCTCAACAAGGAAGTGCCCCTCATTACGAAAACAGGTGCGACCGTTGTCATCCTGTTTAGTGGTCGTATTGTGGAAAATGGAAAGTATCTATTATCAGCCGGACAAAACATCACAGCGTTAAAAGAAAAAGAAAATCTAGCTCATGCATTACAAAACGAACTCGTCATTAGCAAAGAACTATTTGAAAGTGTCTTTCGCCTCAACCCAGCAGCCGTTAGCCTTTCCAATGCAGAAACTGGGAAATACGATGATATCAATGAAGCCTATTGCCGGTTGATTGGTTACGACCGCGATGAAATCATTGGAAAAACCTCCCATGAATTAAATATTTGGATCACCAAACTAGACCGGGCCAGACTTCTAGCAGAGGTTCAAAAAAAAGGTTGGAGTACCGGGATGGAGGCAAGTGTTCGTACCAAAACAGGAGAAATTCGTCATGTGGTTTCTGGGAATACAATCCTCAATAATCACGGAAGGCCCACCTTACTTGCTATTTTGATTGATATTACAGAATCAAAACAAAATAAAGAAGCACTTGAATTTGCTGTCAAAGAAAGGACGAAAGAACTCAATCGGATTTTAGAAGATCTCCAAAAAACCCAAGACCAACTAATCCTATCTGAAAAGATGGCAACCTTAGGTCAGTTAGTTGCTAGTGTCGCCCATGAAATCAACAATCCACTTGCCGCCATTTCTGCTTTTAGCGAACAAATTTATAATCGTATGGGAAATTTCGGAAACCGTTTGTCCCAGATTAAAGAATGTTTTGCAAAGTATTCGGAAGAGGAAGTGGGTGAGGTTGTGGCTTGGGTTGTCGATTTATTCAAAGTCAAACCGAAGTCGTATGCATTTGCCGAGGCTCGTAAGGCTAAAAAAAATTTAGAAGGGATCTTTGTTCGACTCGGTATTGAACCAGCATATGATTTGGCAGATCGAATCGTTGATCTTGGAGTTCCTGATTTTTTCCTTGAAAACCAAGGTTTTTTGCCTCGATTTAAATCGTCCACTTTACTCGAGTTAGTTCTTTCTGAACTCAACACTCTCCGTAGTATTGAATCCATTCGTTTGGCAGTGGAAAGAACTTCCAAAATTGTTTATAGTTTAAAGAATTACGGAAGATTTGATAAAAATGAAGCAAAATCGGAAATCAATGTTGTGGATACCATTGAAACAGTTCTGACTTTGTATCAAAGCAAAATGAAGTCAGGTGTCGATTGTATTCGTTTGTACAATGTGAGTCCTTTGATTGCTGGTTATCCTGATGAACTCATTCAAATTTGGACCAATCTGATTTATAATGCCTTACAAGCCATGGCTTTCAAAGGAAAACTTACCATCCAGGTAGATGAATTAGAAAAGGAAGTTATGGTTCAAATTAAAGACAACGGCCCAGGGATTCCCGTTGCCATCCAAAAAAGAATTTTTGAACCTTTTTATACGACGAAAGAAAAGGGGGAAGGGTCTGGGCTTGGCCTCGGGATTGTGAAACAATCTGTGGAAGAAAGACACCATGGCCGGATCCAGTTTCACTCAGAACCCGGCAATACTGTATTTGAAGTGATTCTTCCTAAATCCTAG
- the rplQ gene encoding 50S ribosomal protein L17 yields MNKRNKVKQLNRSADHRKAMIQNMVISLLRHERIESSVAKLKVARSYAERIITRAKRNLDANLANLDEQKKNAAILHNTRYLYSHLGDQEIVTKLLKDLANRYAERVGGYTRIIRLVNRPSDNTAMGILELVDRKTQDELKAEVRAKREEKKPAKKEEKPKKPKKEKAAAK; encoded by the coding sequence ATGAATAAACGTAATAAAGTTAAACAACTCAACAGATCCGCGGATCATAGAAAAGCTATGATTCAAAATATGGTAATCTCTTTGCTTCGTCACGAAAGAATTGAATCTTCTGTTGCGAAGTTAAAAGTGGCTCGTTCTTACGCAGAACGAATCATCACTAGAGCAAAACGCAATTTAGATGCTAACTTAGCAAATCTTGATGAACAAAAGAAAAATGCAGCAATCCTGCACAATACACGATATCTTTATAGCCATCTTGGTGACCAAGAAATCGTAACTAAACTTTTGAAAGACCTTGCGAATCGTTACGCTGAAAGAGTGGGTGGGTATACAAGAATCATCCGTTTGGTAAACCGTCCTTCTGACAACACTGCCATGGGAATTTTGGAACTTGTAGATCGCAAAACGCAAGATGAGTTAAAAGCAGAAGTGCGAGCGAAACGCGAAGAAAAGAAACCGGCAAAAAAGGAAGAAAAACCTAAAAAACCTAAAAAAGAAAAAGCAGCTGCGAAATAA
- a CDS encoding 1-acyl-sn-glycerol-3-phosphate acyltransferase, giving the protein MTEKEATLGRWHKEFFENIHLFVKSGLTESEAKSILEEFLVLSQSTPKPKVMDIFQEPERLEEIGVFTDIRPEPRDFMLKFLDPIMKKFKVEGTENLKLLDGVIGKYPVTLISNHLSHLDAPAIFTLLYNSGPEGRKIAESLVFIAGRLAFEPDFTRLGLYMFGTLLVCSKKDMADNPSLSDVMTKINMRAFRNSQKLQSDGKVISIFPEGTRSRDGRLMPFVDTVYHYVANKVILPISLEGTEKILPIEGLLFNQAVGKLVIGKPVLVGELTKKEMETFPKHIEQISFPGTGDKKQFIIDNLALLVGSNLNKHKHGTYRNLYKGDVRETNQLIPIPKKPEEHVVIIGSSNMSVAFACVMANKNVKVTIYTPDSEIVKQSNEERRDIVHYPIYKLPPNIEFSDKPEVMESATLFIQGTNPWEFDGIYSKIRTYLQKNKSPMVNVIKGFTGSKKGLILEDLNELLLIERERLAVVSGACYPDQIMERKISGFEISAFEDSLIPKLQELLANNYVFTRPAINSRDTKGVQLGGALKTIYALAMGLVEGYFKRELGGNVDNTLFHLSNRFFNEMVSIGVLLGGDPTTFNGLSGMTDFMLACFGSDTRDRKYGYDLANGTRPEKITNGFYGLKVLPNLIQLDEKRHPIVTAAYRTVIQNEEFDLVAEKLQMQLARI; this is encoded by the coding sequence ATGACAGAAAAAGAAGCCACTTTGGGACGCTGGCATAAAGAATTTTTTGAGAACATCCACCTATTTGTAAAATCGGGACTTACCGAGTCCGAAGCAAAGTCCATTTTAGAAGAGTTTTTAGTCCTTTCGCAAAGTACGCCAAAACCAAAGGTAATGGATATCTTCCAAGAACCAGAACGTTTGGAAGAGATAGGAGTTTTCACAGACATACGTCCCGAACCTCGCGACTTTATGTTAAAATTTCTCGATCCCATCATGAAAAAATTCAAAGTAGAGGGAACAGAAAACCTCAAACTTTTAGATGGAGTCATCGGCAAATATCCAGTCACTTTAATCTCAAACCACCTAAGCCATTTGGATGCCCCTGCCATCTTTACTCTTCTTTACAATTCTGGGCCAGAAGGGAGGAAAATTGCAGAATCACTGGTTTTTATCGCAGGACGCCTTGCCTTCGAACCAGACTTCACTCGCCTGGGACTCTATATGTTTGGAACCCTTCTCGTCTGTTCCAAAAAGGATATGGCCGACAACCCATCGTTATCGGATGTAATGACCAAAATCAATATGCGAGCCTTTCGTAATTCGCAGAAACTACAATCTGATGGAAAGGTAATCTCTATTTTCCCTGAAGGAACGAGGTCTCGCGATGGAAGGCTTATGCCTTTTGTGGACACAGTGTACCATTATGTTGCCAACAAAGTGATCCTTCCTATCTCACTAGAAGGAACAGAAAAAATTCTTCCTATCGAAGGTTTACTTTTTAACCAAGCTGTCGGAAAACTTGTGATCGGCAAACCAGTGCTTGTTGGTGAACTCACCAAAAAGGAAATGGAAACATTCCCCAAACACATTGAACAAATTTCTTTTCCAGGGACTGGTGACAAAAAGCAGTTTATCATTGATAACTTAGCACTTCTTGTAGGTAGCAATCTAAACAAACACAAACATGGAACCTATCGTAACCTTTATAAAGGGGACGTAAGGGAAACAAACCAACTCATCCCTATTCCTAAAAAACCAGAAGAACATGTTGTCATCATCGGATCGTCCAACATGTCAGTGGCATTTGCTTGTGTGATGGCAAATAAGAATGTCAAAGTTACTATCTACACTCCCGATTCCGAAATTGTAAAACAAAGTAACGAAGAAAGACGTGATATTGTCCATTACCCAATTTACAAACTTCCACCAAACATTGAATTTTCTGACAAACCGGAAGTAATGGAGTCCGCCACACTGTTCATCCAAGGAACAAATCCTTGGGAATTTGATGGAATTTATTCAAAAATCAGAACCTATCTTCAAAAAAACAAATCTCCTATGGTGAATGTCATCAAAGGATTTACGGGATCAAAAAAAGGACTCATTTTAGAGGACTTAAATGAACTTTTGCTCATTGAAAGGGAAAGGTTGGCAGTCGTATCCGGTGCTTGTTACCCAGACCAAATTATGGAAAGAAAAATTTCCGGATTTGAAATTTCAGCTTTTGAAGATTCCCTCATTCCAAAACTCCAGGAACTTCTCGCCAACAACTATGTATTCACAAGACCCGCTATCAATTCTAGAGATACAAAAGGTGTACAACTTGGAGGAGCTTTAAAAACGATTTATGCTCTCGCAATGGGACTTGTGGAAGGATATTTCAAACGAGAGTTAGGTGGGAACGTAGACAACACTTTATTCCATTTGAGCAATCGTTTCTTCAATGAAATGGTTTCCATTGGAGTGTTACTCGGGGGGGATCCAACCACCTTCAATGGCCTTTCTGGAATGACAGACTTTATGTTGGCTTGTTTTGGATCTGATACGCGGGATAGAAAGTATGGTTATGATTTAGCCAATGGCACAAGACCTGAAAAGATCACCAATGGATTTTATGGATTAAAGGTATTACCAAATCTCATCCAATTAGATGAAAAAAGGCATCCTATAGTCACAGCGGCCTACAGGACTGTCATCCAAAACGAAGAGTTTGATTTGGTTGCAGAAAAACTGCAGATGCAACTGGCTAGGATTTAG
- a CDS encoding DNA-directed RNA polymerase subunit alpha, producing MSPKNLLKGFKRPKKIEFTTDVNTPNYGKFVAEPFERGIGTTIGNSLRRTLMSSIEGAAISAIRIEGVSHEFSYIEGVAEDVTRIILNLKQVRIKYEPEDKEASKVIHLELKGAGYFRAADLAVDSSIEIMNPDLHIATLNEDANLIMDLEIQRGRGYVPAEDKKKDIEVLGTIPIDSIFSPIQKVLFEVSETRVAQRSDYEKLTMEVWTDGSVSPEDAVAQAAKILKDHLTVFINFEEEIEEEEEELDEADEKLKAALSKHVEELELSVRSTNVLRSLEIDFIGELVKRSEDEMTKSKHFSEQSLQELKAKLSSMGLSFGMRDF from the coding sequence TTGTCTCCAAAGAATTTATTAAAAGGTTTTAAAAGACCCAAAAAAATCGAATTCACTACCGATGTGAATACTCCAAACTACGGTAAGTTTGTTGCAGAACCTTTCGAAAGAGGAATTGGTACTACGATCGGTAACTCGCTTCGTCGTACGCTCATGTCTTCTATCGAAGGTGCAGCAATTTCCGCGATTCGGATTGAAGGAGTCTCTCACGAGTTCTCTTATATTGAAGGTGTAGCAGAAGACGTAACTCGTATCATTCTTAACTTAAAACAAGTTCGAATCAAATACGAGCCTGAAGACAAAGAAGCAAGCAAAGTAATCCACCTAGAACTAAAAGGTGCAGGTTACTTCCGTGCAGCTGATTTGGCTGTTGATTCTTCTATTGAAATCATGAACCCAGACCTTCATATTGCCACTCTCAATGAGGATGCCAATTTGATTATGGATTTGGAAATCCAAAGAGGACGTGGTTACGTTCCTGCGGAAGACAAAAAGAAAGACATCGAAGTTTTGGGAACTATCCCTATCGATTCTATTTTTTCACCAATCCAAAAAGTATTGTTTGAAGTATCGGAAACTCGTGTTGCACAACGTTCTGATTACGAAAAACTCACTATGGAAGTTTGGACTGACGGTTCTGTTTCTCCTGAAGATGCAGTAGCGCAAGCAGCAAAGATCCTAAAAGACCACCTAACTGTTTTCATTAACTTTGAAGAAGAAATTGAAGAAGAAGAAGAAGAGTTGGATGAAGCTGACGAAAAACTAAAAGCAGCTTTATCTAAACATGTAGAAGAATTAGAACTATCTGTTCGTTCGACTAACGTTCTTCGTAGTTTGGAAATCGACTTCATTGGTGAACTCGTTAAGAGATCAGAAGACGAAATGACTAAATCAAAACATTTCAGCGAACAAAGTTTACAAGAGTTGAAAGCAAAACTTTCCTCTATGGGACTTTCGTTCGGTATGAGAGATTTTTAA
- the rpsD gene encoding 30S ribosomal protein S4, translated as MARYRGPVVKLMRREGLNLFLKNSHTLHKEKSSLEKRKYPPGLPPKKKGKITEYGAQLREKQKVKRAYGVLEKQFRRYFEEASHTPGIPGENLLQFLERRLDNVLYRMGFAVTRRQARNFVAHRHILVNGHRVDICSYRVNVGDKIEIREKFQKSTFIEENIKLAQAINRTASWVSVDYTKFSGEVTSLPTREHIDIPVKEQVIVELYSK; from the coding sequence ATGGCACGTTACCGAGGTCCAGTTGTTAAATTGATGAGAAGAGAGGGACTTAACCTCTTTCTCAAAAATAGTCATACTTTACATAAAGAAAAATCTTCCCTAGAAAAGAGAAAGTACCCACCAGGTCTTCCTCCTAAGAAAAAAGGAAAGATTACGGAATACGGAGCTCAGCTTCGTGAAAAACAAAAAGTAAAACGCGCATACGGTGTTTTAGAAAAACAATTCCGTAGATACTTCGAAGAAGCATCCCACACTCCAGGGATTCCTGGTGAGAACTTACTCCAATTCCTCGAAAGACGATTGGATAACGTTCTTTATCGTATGGGTTTTGCAGTCACTAGAAGACAAGCTCGTAACTTTGTGGCTCACAGACATATCCTTGTGAATGGTCACCGAGTGGATATTTGTTCTTATCGTGTGAATGTTGGTGATAAAATCGAAATCCGTGAGAAGTTCCAAAAATCCACGTTTATCGAAGAAAATATCAAACTTGCTCAAGCAATCAATCGTACTGCTTCTTGGGTTAGTGTGGATTATACCAAGTTCTCCGGAGAAGTGACTTCACTTCCAACAAGAGAGCATATTGATATTCCTGTGAAAGAACAGGTAATCGTAGAGTTGTACTCGAAGTAA
- a CDS encoding TIGR02757 family protein, which translates to MPIDLYLLHTKLEDLKKKYQNLSYLETDPICFPKQYQDPLDIEVVSFISCLYAYGNVKSIQGFLKPIFLNLGKSPYQTLLAQDLKFQSFLSGLNVYRFQTKKDNQIFFQTLARVIAEKERTSPLLESYFLDSKEVFEETKSIQRFQSFWEEELKKTSGKKTLSYGLQFLIGKSTSKSPKKRLSLFLRWMVRSIYPDFGIYQRIKPNQIPFPLDVHIQKLIQILGITNRKSFGVKDAYLIKEFFKQINPTDPLLYDFYLTRVGIIEKCNADYQRQVCDVCYLKEVCYLKEVCLVFGSATGN; encoded by the coding sequence ATGCCGATTGATTTATACCTTCTCCATACTAAGTTAGAAGATCTAAAAAAGAAGTATCAAAATCTAAGTTATTTAGAAACAGATCCCATTTGTTTTCCTAAACAATACCAAGATCCTCTCGATATTGAAGTAGTTTCTTTCATTTCCTGTTTGTATGCTTATGGGAATGTAAAAAGCATACAAGGTTTTCTAAAACCAATCTTTCTAAACCTTGGAAAATCCCCCTACCAAACCTTATTGGCCCAAGATTTAAAGTTTCAATCCTTTCTCTCTGGCTTAAATGTTTATAGATTCCAAACGAAAAAAGACAACCAAATCTTCTTTCAAACATTGGCAAGGGTGATTGCTGAGAAGGAAAGAACATCCCCTCTCTTAGAATCGTATTTTCTAGATTCAAAAGAAGTTTTTGAGGAAACAAAGTCCATCCAAAGGTTTCAAAGTTTTTGGGAAGAGGAACTGAAAAAAACAAGTGGCAAAAAAACTCTCTCTTACGGATTACAATTTCTAATTGGAAAATCAACATCCAAGTCTCCCAAAAAAAGATTATCACTTTTTTTACGTTGGATGGTGAGATCCATCTATCCCGACTTTGGAATCTATCAAAGAATCAAACCGAACCAGATCCCCTTCCCCTTGGATGTTCATATCCAAAAATTAATTCAAATTCTAGGAATTACAAACCGTAAAAGTTTTGGAGTGAAGGATGCTTATTTGATAAAAGAATTTTTTAAGCAGATAAACCCCACAGATCCATTGTTATACGACTTTTATTTAACGCGCGTAGGGATTATTGAAAAATGTAATGCAGATTACCAAAGGCAAGTTTGCGATGTTTGTTATTTGAAGGAGGTTTGTTATTTGAAGGAGGTTTGTTTGGTATTTGGTAGTGCCACGGGGAATTGA